The following nucleotide sequence is from Nitrosopumilus adriaticus.
AACTACCATGTATCCTGCAAGGTTCCTTCCTTGAGAACCTCTTAATTCTAATGATAGTAAGCCCAAGAATTCAGTTTGTGCAAAACCAGGAGGTTTTGCCTCAACATAATAGGTATCTAATCCACGTGGAATTTCATAGAATTCATTAGCTTGGATAAATGTCTCAACATTAGTAACATGGTAGATATTGTACATCTCTGTTTTCCAATTAAATAATTCAACAGGGTATCTGATTTGTTCTTCTAGCCAGGTAGGCATTGGTTTGAATTGGTCAGAATATTGACTAGCAAACATATCTGAAAAGAAATCATCTCCAGTCTTTAGTAATTGAATATCACCATTGTAAGTGTCTACTAGTGCATATCCAACCAAACGTAAGTATGGATTTCCAACAGACCATGGAACATCATTTGTATCAAATCCAATAATTAATGGAATTAGCCAATAGGAATTAGTTCCATCAGTAACAGGAAGTGAATCTAGTTCTTTTCCAAATAAATCATAAAGAAAGTAAGGATACAATATTTCCATTCTATCATGCACATCTTTGTATCTCATAATGTGAACTGATTCAGCAGGAAATGAAAGTAAAAAGTTTGGCTCAAATATCCAACTTAGAGGTGGTGAAACATCCAATCCACCTAAACCAGAATAAGATACTCCTCCTAATTCTGCACTGTTTTGACTATCTCGTGAATTTGGATAGCCAGACCAAGTTTGCTCAAATAATCCACCTTCACCATAGTAAATCTCTCTTTGTTTGAAAAATTCACCACTATCAACTATTTGACCATCAGTTGCTTCAAGGGTTAAGAATCCATTAGGAACGTGAGTGTAAACTAGATGTTCGTTATACCATCTATTTTCAAGACTAACTGATGTTGGTAAAATTGGTTTCATTGAGGCTGTCCAATAAAGCGTATTGTTAAATCTGAGAATATCATTATCCTCAAAGTCTACATAAGGAATAAGACCAATTTCAGGCTTTAATTTGGCAAAAGCTGCTTCCCAATCCCAAACTCTAATGACATCTAATACATCGCTATGTTGATTAACATAATTTTTTATATTATTTGCAGAAACAGATGTTAGTTTTACATCATGAATATTTTCTTGTATATTGTTTAGTTCGCCAAGATATCGATTCACTCCTATTTGTTGAGCTGTGTATGGACCCAAAAATTCTATCTTTTTGGCATCAGCTATACTGTTGTTTACGGATACAACTCCTGCAACTATTATTGCAATTGCAATAATAGTTAGAATTCTAATGTAAACATCTCTCTTAAACATATGAGTTAGAACTCGTGCTCTAATTCTATCAACTACTGAAAATGCAATTAGTGCAAATCCAATGAAAAGTGTTCCACCAATTACATATCGTGTATTGTAATCAATTTGATCAGTAAAGAAAAGATTAAAGCCTGCCCAAATTATTCCAATTCCAATTATTCCTTCAATTGTTGAAACATAATTTAGATATCTTGGCTTTCCATCATTAGAGTCTTGTAAAAATGAAGTGATTACATCAATTATTCTATGAATTCCGACATACAAAACTAGACGTAATCCAATTGCTGCAAGTAGTGGTGGAATCAAAATTACTAAAGCAGGGATCATTGGAACAACATTTTCTGCTGCAAAGTTTGGATTATTTTCAGGAGTTACAAATGGTAAAGAGAATAATTTTGGTAAATTTTCAATTCCTAGATAATTACCATCGATAAATGATACTGCTGCAAACCCAAACATTATATTTGCAAAGAATGCCCCAAAGAGCAAAATTTTGGTTATTTGCCAAATTAAAAATTGTGGGGGAGAGAGTTTGTAATTTCTGAAACTTGATATGTTATTTGAGATCGGTTGCTGTCCACCACTTCCAATAAATCCAATTGCTGTTCTAATAATATACCAGAAAATTGACGATCTTCCAGAAATATTTACACGTACTAAAGCAATCGCAGATAGAATAATTGTAGAGACCAGTGTGTAATAGAGAGGTTTTGTGAACTGGTCGCCAAATTCTGTAAAATTCATGGATAATATTACTGCCTGATTTCCAACCATGGCAAAAATTACAATTCCAATAATCGCTACAATGCCTAATCTGATGAATTTTCCAGCATCAGGAGGCGGAGCTTGCTTATCAGTAGAGGCGCTATACAAAGTTAAATTTTGTTAAGATTTGGTAAATTAATGTCTTATTAGCAAAATTAAGCAATTTTTGCCAGTTTTTTGCAAATCATATAGACTGCTGCAAATGTCGGAACTGCTACTTTTTCATTGTTATATGGCCCAAATTTTTTGTTTTTTAATTGAAATTCAATTGGGGAATTGGCTAAAACTTCTATCATATCGTCACTAAGAAATGATGCTTCAGTGTATGGATCAAACTTTACTATATCTTTACAGTGAATTTTCGTAAGACCACTTTTGCTGTTAATGGATCCTGGTAATCTAAAGATTCTATGAATATCCATAGTTACATTTGGATCAATTTTTACTCCAATATTTTCTGATACATCATCTAAAGTTTTTTGGAAAGAAGAATAACCATTTGTAAGAAGTTCTGTAACTATTTTTGAGCGCTTTGATTTTGAACCAAAAATATATTTAGAGAACCTTCCTCTCCATCCTTTTTCATTAAAATCAGGAAAAGCTGCACGATCTTGTTTGAATTTCCTCATTCCAAATGTTTCAGGGATGGCACCACGTAGTGAGATATAATCTGTCAATTCTGATCTCTCTCTAGAACCAATTTCTTGAAATTGTGAATTATATACATAAACATGAAATCCTTCGTTCCCTGAAAAATATACTTGAATATTTTCTTTATCTATTGCAAAATCCTCATTTAGAATTTCAGATAACTTTTCTACTTGGATTTTTGATTGATCAATACAATTTTTACACGGTAATGATTTTTTTTCTAATTTTGTTGAATTACATTTTCTGCATTGTTTTGAATCCTTTGAAATTTCATTGCATTCATTACAAATTGATACTGTATGATTTGCTCTACACATCAAATTGAGATCTTTGGCATCGATATCAAAAATAAGATCTGCCTCTTTCCAGTCTTTTTCATTCATGGGTAGATTAGGAAATGAATAGTAAGCATTTGAGCAATAAACATCAGAGGGGACATTTTGCATAAATAATAAATGTAATTCCTTATCATCTTTGATTTGTATATGTCTAGTCATTCCTGAGTTGAATTTCTGGAAACCGAATTCTCTTTCTGATGTTCGTTCAGGGACTCGAATTAGATCAAAATGCTCAAAATAATATTTTTTGAATGATTCTTCTAGAAATTTTATATCAGCTTCTTGCATTATTTTCTCTTCTTTCCAAATTGTAACGGGTTGATAATATTATCGCATTCAGATGTTGCAAAACAGAGACTTTGTGTTTTTAGTTTCTCACATGAGGGACAAGAATACTGAGTTCCACTTCCAGAAGTTCCTGCTAGATGATTAAGTTGGTAAAGAGTGACACGAGGGTTGTAATCAGGTGCATTTTTGAACAAAGGTGCTATTTGTTGAACTGTTTGACCCTTTGAGAGAAGGAAAGTTGCCAACATAAATCGTCCAGAATGAGGCAGGTTTTCACCCTTTTCAAGTACATCAATTGCATGCTTGATGCAAGGTGGATACTCTCCGGTAGTTACTGTAAAAGTTGCAAATTTTTTTGATAACATTGAAAGTTTGTTAACTGAATCCTCAAAACCCGGAATCATTGTAGGGGTTTTTGCATTAATTATTTTAGAATTAATGTATGTTCCCAGTTCTTTTCTTATCAATCTAACTGTTTCATGTGGAGTTAAAAATACTAATCCATTTTCAACATGTCTGTTAATTAACTTCCATTCTCTTTCATGAAAATTTATAGAGTGTTTGAGATAATCTGATGCCGGAATTACAAAGTAATCATCCTGTTTTTCAATCTGAACTGAAAAGAGATCATCAATTACTTTGATTGCTAGTTCTTTTTTTGAATCATCTGAAATGTTTGATAGATCTCGTTCCAGATACTTTTCTGCACGTCTAGCCTCTGCTAGTGCAAATCTCTTGATCAGAGTATGCATACCACATAGTTTTAGCAGCACTATTGCTAGAAGAAATGAGAATACCTCCCTTGGAAGTGCTGCTTCTTTTGACACATGATCTCCTATTAGATCAGATTTGTAGATTTTCCCATCAGCTGCAACTAATATTCTATCATATGCTTTATCGATTAGCTGCTTTAGATCAGGATCTGTTCCAAATTGTTCAAGCGAGAATCCTTGATCTTTGAGATATTGACCAGCATCTGCCAAAAATGGATATTTTGCAATTTCATCCTGCCCTAATGCAATCATGATAGTGATTCACTTAATTTACTTAAAAATCTGGTTTTTGATGCTGGTTTAAATTATGTTTTAAGAAATTGATGGTATATGCAGATCGGCTGTCATGTCTCAATTTCTGGTTCAATTGACAAA
It contains:
- a CDS encoding DNA primase small subunit domain-containing protein, which translates into the protein MQEADIKFLEESFKKYYFEHFDLIRVPERTSEREFGFQKFNSGMTRHIQIKDDKELHLLFMQNVPSDVYCSNAYYSFPNLPMNEKDWKEADLIFDIDAKDLNLMCRANHTVSICNECNEISKDSKQCRKCNSTKLEKKSLPCKNCIDQSKIQVEKLSEILNEDFAIDKENIQVYFSGNEGFHVYVYNSQFQEIGSRERSELTDYISLRGAIPETFGMRKFKQDRAAFPDFNEKGWRGRFSKYIFGSKSKRSKIVTELLTNGYSSFQKTLDDVSENIGVKIDPNVTMDIHRIFRLPGSINSKSGLTKIHCKDIVKFDPYTEASFLSDDMIEVLANSPIEFQLKNKKFGPYNNEKVAVPTFAAVYMICKKLAKIA
- a CDS encoding UPF0182 family protein; protein product: MYSASTDKQAPPPDAGKFIRLGIVAIIGIVIFAMVGNQAVILSMNFTEFGDQFTKPLYYTLVSTIILSAIALVRVNISGRSSIFWYIIRTAIGFIGSGGQQPISNNISSFRNYKLSPPQFLIWQITKILLFGAFFANIMFGFAAVSFIDGNYLGIENLPKLFSLPFVTPENNPNFAAENVVPMIPALVILIPPLLAAIGLRLVLYVGIHRIIDVITSFLQDSNDGKPRYLNYVSTIEGIIGIGIIWAGFNLFFTDQIDYNTRYVIGGTLFIGFALIAFSVVDRIRARVLTHMFKRDVYIRILTIIAIAIIVAGVVSVNNSIADAKKIEFLGPYTAQQIGVNRYLGELNNIQENIHDVKLTSVSANNIKNYVNQHSDVLDVIRVWDWEAAFAKLKPEIGLIPYVDFEDNDILRFNNTLYWTASMKPILPTSVSLENRWYNEHLVYTHVPNGFLTLEATDGQIVDSGEFFKQREIYYGEGGLFEQTWSGYPNSRDSQNSAELGGVSYSGLGGLDVSPPLSWIFEPNFLLSFPAESVHIMRYKDVHDRMEILYPYFLYDLFGKELDSLPVTDGTNSYWLIPLIIGFDTNDVPWSVGNPYLRLVGYALVDTYNGDIQLLKTGDDFFSDMFASQYSDQFKPMPTWLEEQIRYPVELFNWKTEMYNIYHVTNVETFIQANEFYEIPRGLDTYYVEAKPPGFAQTEFLGLLSLELRGSQGRNLAGYMVVENDLTNLGNLQFYEVPLNSTTKLIGPTAVREALDRDPEFAQLKTLLRNPRIGDNILYRVGDHDIYFIPVYTAGAGGVVAQLGTIAAVGAAFNGEYFVGLGETQEKAFEAYLKKVSGVAPTVTTADDNYVELVRSDRIKIIKSVFEESNITVSEPTSIQIPLSFNEGEIFFFTESDRENTEEFLHEFIDDFVKPRSDRVFMWQEENNLNIGTIFVKDGISEIHYVSIEVGN
- a CDS encoding DNA primase, with amino-acid sequence MIALGQDEIAKYPFLADAGQYLKDQGFSLEQFGTDPDLKQLIDKAYDRILVAADGKIYKSDLIGDHVSKEAALPREVFSFLLAIVLLKLCGMHTLIKRFALAEARRAEKYLERDLSNISDDSKKELAIKVIDDLFSVQIEKQDDYFVIPASDYLKHSINFHEREWKLINRHVENGLVFLTPHETVRLIRKELGTYINSKIINAKTPTMIPGFEDSVNKLSMLSKKFATFTVTTGEYPPCIKHAIDVLEKGENLPHSGRFMLATFLLSKGQTVQQIAPLFKNAPDYNPRVTLYQLNHLAGTSGSGTQYSCPSCEKLKTQSLCFATSECDNIINPLQFGKKRK